A single window of Ferrimonas balearica DSM 9799 DNA harbors:
- a CDS encoding DUF2058 domain-containing protein yields MSLQDQLMKAGLVSKHDAKKANKDKHRARKAGKSVVNEAKAEAAQKRAEQAERDRQLNAERKAEAEKKALQAQIRQLITVNAQPRDKGDLAYNFSDQGSITKIYVTPALQQGLINGQLAIAKLGQEYFLIAAAVAEKVAQRDASAIVLLNDKASDQPDEDDPYADYQIPDDLMW; encoded by the coding sequence ATGTCACTGCAGGACCAGCTGATGAAAGCCGGGCTCGTCAGCAAACACGACGCCAAAAAGGCCAATAAAGACAAACACCGTGCCCGCAAAGCGGGGAAATCGGTGGTGAATGAAGCCAAGGCTGAGGCCGCACAAAAGCGCGCTGAACAGGCCGAACGTGACCGCCAGCTCAACGCCGAGCGCAAAGCGGAAGCGGAGAAAAAGGCCCTGCAGGCTCAGATCCGCCAGCTGATCACCGTCAACGCTCAGCCCCGCGATAAGGGCGACCTGGCCTACAACTTCTCGGATCAGGGCAGCATCACCAAGATCTACGTCACTCCGGCACTGCAGCAGGGGCTGATCAACGGCCAACTGGCCATCGCCAAGCTGGGCCAGGAGTACTTCCTGATCGCCGCGGCGGTCGCAGAGAAAGTGGCCCAGCGTGATGCCAGTGCCATTGTCCTGCTCAACGACAAAGCCAGCGACCAGCCGGATGAAGATGATCCCTACGCCGATTACCAGATCCCTGACGACCTGATGTGGTAA
- a CDS encoding tRNA (cytidine(34)-2'-O)-methyltransferase — protein sequence MFEIALYEPEIAPNTGAIIRLCANNGCRLHLIEPLGFDMDEKKLRRAGLDYAELTTVTRYPDYASFLEAMAGRRVFALTTKGSRPHTEPQYQAGDVLLFGPESRGLPEAVREAIPTSQRIRIPMKADARSLNLANAVSIVSYEAWRQLDFDGAL from the coding sequence ATGTTTGAAATTGCCCTGTATGAGCCGGAAATCGCCCCCAATACCGGCGCCATTATCCGACTCTGCGCCAATAACGGTTGCCGCTTGCACCTGATTGAACCGCTTGGTTTCGACATGGATGAGAAGAAGCTCCGCCGGGCCGGACTCGACTACGCCGAGCTGACCACCGTCACCCGCTACCCGGATTACGCGAGTTTTCTGGAAGCGATGGCGGGCCGACGGGTATTTGCCCTGACCACCAAAGGCAGCCGCCCCCACACCGAGCCGCAATACCAGGCCGGTGATGTGCTGCTGTTTGGCCCGGAAAGCCGCGGCCTGCCGGAAGCGGTGCGGGAAGCGATCCCCACCAGTCAGCGCATTCGCATCCCCATGAAAGCCGACGCCCGCAGCCTGAATCTGGCCAACGCCGTCTCCATCGTCAGCTATGAAGCCTGGCGCCAACTGGACTTCGACGGCGCGCTCTGA
- a CDS encoding sulfurtransferase, translating into MAFPNLISVDELAQNLDHPDWRVLDGTWFLPGSTEDARQRHREERIPGARWFDFDDALADPDSSLPHMLPTPEQFALELGKLGLKPEHKVVVYDRHGLFSAPRVWWMLKAFGHQAVAVLNGGLPAWREADYPLEQGEAAAVEASHYPVPALPGQVIDAQTLHQQLIAGEIWLLDARAPGRFAGAEPEPRPGVRPGHMPGAVNLPFGQLLDQGKLRPVAELKARFAAVADGSKPWVFSCGSGVTACVLALAASEAGHHQWRVYDGSWAEWGADPALPLA; encoded by the coding sequence ATGGCCTTTCCCAACCTGATCAGCGTTGATGAGCTGGCGCAAAATCTCGACCACCCGGATTGGCGGGTGCTGGATGGCACCTGGTTTCTGCCCGGCAGCACCGAGGATGCCCGGCAACGGCACCGGGAGGAGCGCATCCCCGGCGCCCGCTGGTTTGATTTTGATGATGCCCTGGCCGACCCGGACAGCAGCCTGCCTCACATGCTGCCGACTCCGGAGCAGTTTGCCCTTGAGCTCGGAAAGCTGGGACTGAAGCCGGAGCACAAGGTGGTGGTGTATGACCGTCACGGCCTGTTCTCGGCGCCCCGGGTGTGGTGGATGCTGAAGGCGTTTGGCCATCAGGCGGTGGCGGTTCTGAACGGCGGCCTGCCGGCCTGGCGCGAAGCGGACTATCCACTGGAGCAGGGCGAAGCGGCGGCGGTGGAGGCATCCCATTACCCGGTGCCGGCGCTGCCCGGACAGGTGATCGATGCTCAAACGTTGCATCAGCAACTGATCGCCGGGGAGATCTGGCTGCTGGACGCCCGCGCTCCGGGCCGCTTTGCCGGTGCCGAGCCGGAGCCCCGCCCCGGTGTGCGGCCGGGTCATATGCCCGGTGCGGTCAATCTGCCGTTTGGCCAACTGCTGGATCAGGGCAAACTGCGTCCCGTTGCGGAGTTGAAGGCGCGGTTTGCCGCTGTGGCGGATGGGTCAAAACCCTGGGTATTCAGCTGTGGCAGCGGTGTGACCGCCTGTGTGCTGGCGCTGGCGGCCAGCGAGGCGGGTCATCATCAATGGCGGGTGTACGACGGCTCGTGGGCCGAATGGGGGGCGGATCCGGCGTTGCCGCTGGCTTAA
- a CDS encoding ATP-binding protein yields the protein MKLPNHLLFKLLLAFWITSSLVLGLVIGLPHLQKSFDREPLDPRLATVLNRTAERLAETPPQQWRQLSHKLRHYQDERGREFRMSFYLIDKDGRPVFRGDRRLPREVRHFLLELDSYQQPMRYRFPDEVVFGPKEVQLNGETHYLIGKIRAPHQRPWLFFLMAHPGAFLLVAIAFSGLVFGLLAWHLGKPLRHLKDTAGALARGDLEARVDGDTLSRRDELGQLATSFNQMADSVTTMVKGQQRLLSGISHELRTPLTRLQLALALARKKGEDSAELQRIGREAEQLDAMIRELLALSRLNMQITDSKHPLDLIDVLTDVIDDAGFEAEQMNKQLSVTMPEHLPFKGIENLLRRAVENLLRNALRYAENQVSLEIVRQPNEVLIRISDDGPGVPETELETIFKPFYRVAEARDRDSGGWGLGLAITQGAVEAHQGRVRANNRTPHGLTMTVTLPLA from the coding sequence GTGAAACTGCCCAACCACCTGCTGTTCAAACTGCTGCTGGCGTTCTGGATCACCTCTTCGCTGGTGTTGGGGCTGGTGATTGGCCTGCCCCACCTGCAGAAAAGCTTTGACCGCGAGCCGCTGGATCCCCGTTTGGCCACAGTGCTGAACCGCACCGCCGAACGGCTGGCAGAAACGCCGCCCCAGCAGTGGCGGCAACTGTCCCATAAGCTGCGCCACTATCAGGACGAGCGCGGCCGCGAGTTCCGCATGAGTTTCTACCTGATCGACAAAGACGGTCGACCGGTATTCCGTGGAGACCGACGCCTGCCCCGGGAGGTGCGCCACTTCCTGCTGGAGTTGGACAGCTATCAGCAGCCGATGCGCTACCGCTTTCCCGATGAGGTGGTGTTCGGCCCCAAAGAGGTGCAGCTCAACGGCGAAACCCATTATCTGATCGGCAAGATCCGGGCACCGCACCAGCGCCCCTGGCTGTTTTTCCTGATGGCCCATCCCGGCGCTTTCCTGCTGGTGGCCATCGCCTTCTCGGGCCTGGTGTTCGGCCTGTTGGCCTGGCACCTGGGCAAACCATTGCGCCACCTGAAAGACACCGCTGGCGCACTGGCCCGGGGGGATCTCGAAGCGCGGGTGGATGGCGATACCCTGAGCCGCCGCGATGAGCTGGGCCAGCTGGCCACCAGCTTTAACCAGATGGCGGACTCCGTTACCACCATGGTGAAGGGGCAGCAGCGCTTGCTGTCCGGTATCTCCCATGAGCTGCGCACCCCACTGACCCGGTTGCAGCTGGCCCTCGCGCTGGCCCGCAAAAAGGGTGAAGACAGTGCCGAGCTGCAACGCATCGGCCGGGAAGCGGAACAGCTGGATGCGATGATCCGCGAACTGCTCGCCCTGTCGCGGCTGAATATGCAGATCACCGACAGCAAACACCCGCTCGACCTGATCGACGTGCTGACCGATGTGATTGACGATGCCGGGTTTGAGGCGGAACAGATGAACAAGCAGCTGTCGGTGACCATGCCGGAACACCTGCCGTTCAAGGGGATTGAAAACCTGCTGCGGCGGGCGGTGGAAAACCTGCTGCGCAACGCCCTGCGTTACGCCGAAAACCAGGTCAGCCTGGAGATCGTGCGTCAGCCCAATGAGGTGCTGATCCGCATCAGTGACGATGGCCCCGGCGTGCCGGAAACGGAGCTGGAGACCATCTTTAAGCCCTTCTATCGGGTCGCCGAAGCCCGCGACCGCGACAGTGGCGGATGGGGCCTCGGACTGGCCATCACCCAAGGGGCTGTGGAGGCCCACCAGGGACGAGTGCGGGCCAACAACCGCACCCCGCATGGCCTCACCATGACCGTCACCCTGCCGCTGGCTTAA
- a CDS encoding response regulator: protein MNRILLVEDDQGLCELLGQLLELEGFTLTVRQDGPSGLLEAQNGEHDIVLLDVMLPGLNGFDVLRQLRQKSDVPVLMLTARGDDIDRVVGLEIGADDYLPKPFNDRELIARIRAILRRTRDKESSSNGQDELVCDDLTLYPRRQEAWVNEALLPLTATEFSLLLELTQNPGELISKDRLSEAVLGKKLMPFDRSLDMHLSNLRRKLPERSDNRPRVKTVRGKGYIWLD from the coding sequence ATGAATCGTATCTTGCTGGTGGAAGATGATCAGGGACTGTGTGAACTGCTCGGACAGCTGCTTGAGCTGGAAGGCTTTACCCTGACGGTCCGCCAGGACGGTCCGTCCGGGCTGTTAGAGGCCCAAAACGGCGAGCACGACATCGTGCTGCTGGACGTGATGCTGCCGGGCCTGAACGGCTTTGATGTGCTGCGCCAGCTGCGTCAGAAGAGCGACGTACCGGTGCTGATGCTGACCGCACGCGGGGACGACATCGACCGGGTAGTCGGGCTCGAAATCGGGGCCGATGATTACCTGCCCAAACCCTTTAATGACCGGGAGCTTATCGCCCGCATCCGCGCCATTCTGCGCCGCACCCGCGATAAGGAGTCCAGCAGCAACGGTCAGGATGAGTTGGTCTGTGACGACCTCACCCTCTACCCGCGCCGCCAGGAAGCCTGGGTCAACGAAGCCCTGCTGCCATTGACCGCCACCGAATTCAGTCTGCTGCTGGAGCTGACTCAAAACCCCGGTGAGCTGATCAGCAAAGATCGGCTGTCCGAAGCGGTACTGGGCAAAAAGTTGATGCCCTTTGACCGCAGCCTGGACATGCACCTGTCCAACCTGCGCCGCAAACTGCCGGAGCGCAGCGACAACCGTCCCCGGGTGAAAACCGTTCGGGGCAAAGGCTACATCTGGCTGGACTAA
- a CDS encoding Spy/CpxP family protein refolding chaperone, which produces MKPIAKLIAVGALTTTALVSTSFAVAAQGDGQRDCEMRGKGGHHGMGYHHGKRGHHGGEVRKMLRGLDLTAEQKTQIKALIEAAHTDKPARDTADFEAKMAAHQALMNNPNFDEAAARQMINERQAAHADRALARMKLQHDIIQLLTDEQKAKLEARHDKRMARFQAHHGE; this is translated from the coding sequence ATGAAACCCATTGCCAAACTGATTGCTGTTGGTGCGCTGACGACCACTGCGCTGGTCTCCACTTCCTTTGCTGTTGCTGCCCAGGGTGACGGCCAACGGGACTGTGAAATGCGTGGAAAGGGTGGCCACCACGGTATGGGCTACCATCACGGCAAGCGCGGTCACCATGGTGGTGAAGTGCGCAAGATGCTGCGTGGCCTGGACCTGACCGCCGAGCAGAAAACCCAGATTAAGGCGCTGATTGAAGCCGCACACACCGATAAACCGGCCCGCGATACGGCCGACTTTGAGGCGAAGATGGCGGCTCACCAGGCGCTGATGAACAACCCCAACTTTGATGAAGCGGCGGCGCGCCAGATGATCAATGAGCGTCAGGCTGCCCACGCAGACCGCGCACTGGCCCGCATGAAGCTGCAGCACGACATCATTCAGCTGCTGACCGATGAGCAGAAAGCCAAGCTGGAAGCACGTCACGACAAGCGTATGGCGCGATTCCAGGCCCACCACGGCGAGTGA
- a CDS encoding cation diffusion facilitator family transporter, with amino-acid sequence MSSSTTPEQYAFWIRVATRASVATAVILILAKLLAWSFSGSASLLASLTDSMMDAMASLVNFYALRVALLPADQHHRFGHGKAEPLATLVQAGFILGSALLLLFHGSERLINPTPLTNSTLGIGVSVFAMVATVVLLTIQKRAVAVTGSTAIAADALHYRTDLLLNAAVLLALVLASQGLLWADGLFAVLIALYIGYGAWGLGSEAVQLLLDREAEPEVREQVEALAKADPGVQGLHDLRTRRSGNTLYVQMHLELDGDLPLREAHDLADAVECRIREAFPGADVIVHQDPV; translated from the coding sequence ATGTCGTCCTCCACCACTCCTGAGCAATACGCTTTCTGGATCCGTGTGGCCACCCGAGCGTCGGTGGCCACTGCGGTGATCCTGATCCTGGCCAAGCTGCTGGCCTGGTCTTTCTCCGGTTCCGCCAGTCTGCTGGCCTCCCTGACCGACTCCATGATGGACGCGATGGCGTCACTGGTGAACTTCTACGCCCTGCGCGTGGCCCTGCTGCCCGCTGATCAGCACCACCGCTTTGGCCATGGCAAAGCCGAGCCGCTGGCGACCCTGGTGCAGGCGGGCTTCATTCTCGGCTCAGCCCTGTTGCTGCTGTTCCACGGCAGTGAGCGCCTGATCAACCCCACCCCCCTGACCAACTCCACCCTCGGCATTGGCGTCAGCGTCTTCGCCATGGTGGCGACGGTGGTGCTGCTGACCATCCAGAAGCGTGCGGTGGCCGTGACCGGTTCCACCGCCATTGCCGCCGATGCCCTGCATTACCGCACCGATCTGCTGTTGAACGCCGCTGTGCTGCTGGCACTGGTGCTGGCCAGCCAGGGGTTGCTCTGGGCGGATGGTCTGTTCGCGGTGTTGATTGCACTCTACATCGGCTACGGTGCCTGGGGGCTGGGCAGCGAAGCGGTGCAGCTGCTGCTGGATCGTGAAGCGGAGCCGGAAGTGCGTGAACAGGTGGAAGCGCTGGCCAAAGCGGACCCCGGTGTGCAGGGGCTGCACGATCTGCGGACCCGTCGCTCTGGTAATACCCTCTATGTGCAGATGCACCTGGAGCTGGATGGCGACCTGCCACTGCGGGAGGCTCATGATCTGGCCGATGCGGTGGAGTGCCGCATTCGCGAGGCGTTCCCCGGTGCGGATGTGATTGTTCACCAGGACCCGGTCTGA
- the glnG gene encoding nitrogen regulation protein NR(I), protein MSEQVWVLDDDSSIRWVLERALKRENLTSASFASAESLWQALEASQPQVIVSDIRMPGTDGLTLLERIKQHYPELPVIIMTAHSDLDSAVGAYQSGAFEYLPKPFDIDEALALVRRALEHAAASAPQPQERGEAVPGIIGEAPAMQEVFRAIGRLSRSSISVLINGQSGTGKELVAHALHKHSPRSAAPFVALNMAAIPKDLIESELFGHEKGAFTGAAGVRQGRFEQANGGTLFLDEIGDMPLDVQTRLLRVLADGQFYRVGGHSAIKVDVRIVAATHQDLEQRVREGQFREDLFHRLNVIRIQLPPLSERAEDIPALTRHFLAAAADELGVEPKRLTKEAEIRLSELPWPGNVRQLENACRWMTVMASGQEILADDLPPELKTAQTSSAFSGEPGQEGDWTTLLASWASRALANGDTNLLEDAQPAFERTLLTTALSHTRGHKQEAARLLGWGRNTLTRKLKELNMEE, encoded by the coding sequence ATGAGCGAACAAGTCTGGGTTCTGGATGATGACAGCTCCATCCGCTGGGTACTGGAACGCGCCCTTAAGCGGGAAAACCTGACCAGCGCCAGCTTCGCCAGTGCTGAATCCCTGTGGCAGGCGCTGGAGGCCAGCCAACCTCAGGTGATCGTCTCCGACATCCGCATGCCCGGCACCGACGGTCTGACCCTGCTGGAACGGATTAAGCAGCACTACCCCGAGCTGCCGGTGATCATCATGACCGCCCACTCCGATCTCGACTCCGCCGTGGGGGCCTACCAGTCCGGCGCCTTTGAGTACCTGCCCAAACCTTTTGATATCGATGAGGCGCTGGCGCTGGTACGCCGGGCCCTTGAGCACGCTGCCGCCTCCGCGCCACAGCCTCAGGAGCGTGGCGAAGCGGTGCCCGGCATCATCGGCGAAGCCCCGGCGATGCAGGAGGTGTTCCGCGCCATTGGTCGCCTGTCGCGCTCCTCCATCAGCGTACTGATCAACGGCCAGTCCGGTACCGGTAAAGAGCTGGTGGCCCATGCCCTGCACAAGCACAGCCCGCGCTCGGCCGCACCCTTTGTGGCCCTGAACATGGCCGCCATCCCCAAAGACCTGATCGAATCAGAGCTGTTCGGCCACGAAAAAGGCGCCTTTACCGGCGCCGCCGGGGTGCGCCAGGGTCGCTTCGAGCAGGCCAATGGCGGCACCCTGTTTCTGGATGAGATCGGCGATATGCCGCTGGATGTGCAGACACGCCTGCTGCGGGTGCTGGCCGATGGCCAGTTTTACCGGGTGGGTGGCCACAGCGCCATCAAGGTGGATGTGCGCATCGTTGCCGCCACCCACCAGGATCTGGAGCAGCGGGTGCGGGAGGGGCAGTTCCGTGAGGATCTGTTCCATCGCCTCAACGTCATCCGCATCCAGTTGCCCCCGCTGAGTGAACGTGCCGAGGACATCCCGGCCCTGACCCGCCACTTCCTGGCTGCCGCGGCGGATGAACTGGGGGTAGAGCCGAAACGCCTCACCAAGGAGGCGGAGATCCGCTTAAGTGAACTGCCCTGGCCCGGCAACGTGCGCCAGCTGGAGAACGCCTGTCGCTGGATGACTGTCATGGCCTCAGGCCAGGAGATTTTGGCGGATGACCTGCCGCCGGAACTCAAAACCGCCCAGACCAGCAGCGCCTTCAGTGGCGAGCCGGGACAGGAGGGCGACTGGACCACCCTGCTGGCCAGCTGGGCCAGCCGCGCTCTGGCCAACGGTGACACCAACCTGCTGGAGGATGCCCAACCGGCGTTTGAGCGTACCCTGCTGACCACCGCCCTCAGCCACACCCGAGGCCATAAGCAGGAAGCCGCCCGATTGCTCGGCTGGGGCCGCAACACCCTGACCCGAAAGCTCAAAGAGCTGAATATGGAAGAGTAA
- the glnL gene encoding nitrogen regulation protein NR(II): protein MDRQSDPDYLHQLSTAVLVLTPQLQVRYANHAAEQLLGLGQRRLLGQNAASLYSQLATDTALLRQTLEREQGQSLYAVSLVTLDGQHHTIDLIFTPLESAEILVEARVVDHQQRISQELQHYAQQHAAQLLVRGLAHEIKNPLGGLRGAAQLLERELDDPELKEFTTIIIEQSDRLRGLVDRLLGPQYPGTWAEGNVHRLLEQVARLCEMEATGTLVIERDYDPSIPDFVMDAEQLQQALLNIVRNAVQALDGQGRIVLRTRSQGQTTIAGRRHRQVVAVSVVDDGPGIDPSIQDTLFYPMVTNKADGSGLGLSIAQKIVSQHQGRIELESWPGHTEFTLLLPMTFSKEAQ from the coding sequence ATGGACCGCCAGTCGGACCCAGACTATCTGCACCAGCTTTCCACCGCCGTACTGGTGCTGACTCCCCAGTTACAGGTGCGTTACGCCAATCACGCTGCCGAGCAACTGCTCGGCCTCGGGCAACGCCGCCTGCTGGGCCAGAATGCCGCCAGCCTCTATAGCCAGCTGGCCACCGACACCGCCCTGCTGCGCCAGACACTGGAGCGCGAGCAGGGCCAATCCCTGTACGCCGTTTCTCTGGTCACCCTGGATGGCCAACACCACACCATCGACCTGATCTTCACCCCGCTGGAGAGCGCCGAGATCCTGGTGGAAGCCCGGGTGGTGGATCACCAGCAACGCATCAGCCAGGAGCTGCAGCATTATGCCCAGCAACACGCAGCGCAGCTGCTGGTGCGTGGCCTGGCCCACGAGATTAAAAATCCGCTGGGCGGTCTGCGTGGTGCTGCCCAGTTGCTGGAGCGGGAGCTGGACGACCCGGAACTCAAAGAGTTCACCACCATCATCATTGAGCAGTCCGACCGCCTGCGTGGCCTGGTAGACCGACTGCTGGGTCCGCAATACCCGGGCACCTGGGCCGAGGGCAATGTTCACCGGTTGCTGGAGCAGGTGGCCCGGCTGTGCGAGATGGAAGCCACCGGCACCCTGGTGATCGAACGGGACTACGACCCCTCCATCCCCGACTTCGTGATGGACGCCGAGCAGCTGCAACAGGCGCTGCTCAATATCGTTCGCAACGCAGTGCAGGCGCTGGATGGTCAGGGACGCATCGTGTTGCGCACCCGCAGCCAGGGCCAGACCACCATCGCCGGTCGGCGCCATCGTCAGGTGGTAGCGGTCAGCGTGGTGGATGACGGCCCGGGCATCGACCCCAGCATTCAGGACACCCTGTTCTACCCGATGGTCACCAATAAGGCTGACGGCAGTGGCCTGGGCTTATCCATCGCCCAGAAGATCGTCAGCCAGCATCAGGGTCGGATCGAGCTCGAAAGCTGGCCCGGCCACACCGAGTTCACCCTGCTACTGCCGATGACGTTTTCCAAGGAGGCACAATGA
- a CDS encoding DUF4124 domain-containing protein: MGSRYILLVAALLLAPQGFAKVYRWVDSNGQVHYSDKPQDGAEEIAVDTSKANTIELAKPSPTTAPLQPVTAPEYRISLSAPEQGATVRDNNGQLNLNIALQPDLLADHRIELLLNGEVVRTVGSGGSFALDNVDRGEHVLQARVIDENGKVLASSRKTKVYLHRHSRLIAPPKPQPRS, encoded by the coding sequence ATGGGATCCCGATACATCCTGCTGGTTGCCGCCCTGTTGCTGGCACCACAGGGATTTGCCAAGGTGTACCGCTGGGTGGACAGCAACGGCCAGGTTCACTATTCCGATAAGCCTCAGGACGGGGCGGAAGAGATCGCCGTGGACACCAGCAAAGCCAACACCATCGAGCTGGCCAAGCCCAGCCCCACCACGGCCCCCCTGCAACCGGTCACCGCCCCTGAATACCGCATCAGCCTGAGTGCGCCTGAACAGGGCGCCACGGTGCGGGACAACAACGGGCAACTGAACCTCAATATCGCGCTGCAACCTGACCTGTTGGCTGACCATCGCATCGAGCTGCTGCTCAATGGTGAGGTGGTGCGCACCGTTGGCAGCGGCGGTTCCTTTGCCCTGGATAACGTTGATCGGGGTGAACATGTTCTCCAGGCGCGGGTTATCGACGAAAACGGCAAAGTCCTTGCATCAAGTCGTAAAACGAAGGTTTATCTGCACCGCCACTCCCGTTTGATCGCCCCGCCCAAGCCGCAACCCCGCAGCTGA
- the glnA gene encoding glutamate--ammonia ligase: MSIENVLKLIEENDVKFVDLRFTDTKGKEQHVSIPVSQIDADFFEEGKMFDGSSIQGWKGINESDMILMPDPATAVLCPFTDEVTLNVRCDIIEPATMEGYDRDPRSIAKRAKAYMQSTGIADDCFFGPEPEFFLFDDVKYKTDMSGSMYKIDAEEASWNSDKDYEGGNKGHRPGVKGGYFPVSPVDSAQDIRSAMCLVLEEMGQVVEAHHHEVATAGQNEIATRFNSIVEKADELQVLKYVIHNVAHVYGKSATFMPKPLVGDNGSGMHCHQSLSKDGVNLFAGDKYGGLSETALYYIGGIIKHARAINAFANASTNSYKRLVPGFEAPVMLAYSARNRSASIRIPVVPNPKGRRIEVRFPDPTANPYLAFSAMLMAGLDGIINKIHPGDAMDKDLYDLPAEEAAEIPTVASSLEQALDCLDADRAFLTAGGVFSDDFIDSYIGLKRGEVERLNMTTHPVEFELYYSV, translated from the coding sequence ATGTCCATCGAAAACGTATTGAAACTGATTGAAGAGAACGACGTTAAGTTTGTTGATCTGCGCTTCACCGATACCAAGGGTAAGGAACAGCACGTGTCCATCCCGGTCAGCCAGATCGACGCCGACTTCTTCGAAGAAGGTAAGATGTTCGATGGTTCCTCCATCCAGGGCTGGAAGGGCATCAACGAGTCCGACATGATCCTGATGCCGGACCCGGCCACCGCCGTACTGTGCCCCTTCACCGATGAAGTGACCCTGAACGTCCGTTGCGACATCATCGAGCCGGCCACCATGGAAGGCTACGACCGCGACCCGCGCTCCATCGCCAAGCGTGCCAAAGCCTACATGCAGTCCACCGGCATCGCCGACGACTGTTTCTTCGGTCCCGAGCCGGAGTTCTTCCTGTTTGACGACGTGAAGTACAAAACCGACATGTCCGGTTCCATGTACAAGATTGACGCCGAAGAAGCGTCCTGGAACTCCGACAAAGACTACGAAGGCGGCAACAAAGGTCACCGTCCGGGCGTAAAAGGCGGCTATTTCCCGGTATCCCCGGTGGATTCTGCCCAGGACATCCGTTCTGCCATGTGTCTGGTACTGGAAGAGATGGGCCAGGTTGTTGAAGCCCACCACCACGAAGTGGCCACTGCCGGTCAGAACGAAATCGCCACCCGCTTCAACAGCATCGTTGAGAAAGCGGATGAACTGCAGGTACTGAAGTACGTGATCCACAATGTGGCCCACGTATACGGCAAGTCCGCCACCTTTATGCCGAAGCCGCTGGTTGGCGACAACGGTTCTGGTATGCACTGCCACCAGTCCCTGAGCAAAGACGGCGTTAACCTGTTTGCCGGCGACAAGTACGGCGGCCTGTCTGAAACCGCGCTGTACTACATCGGCGGTATCATCAAGCACGCCCGTGCCATCAACGCCTTTGCCAACGCGTCTACCAACTCCTACAAGCGTCTGGTACCTGGCTTCGAAGCACCGGTAATGCTGGCTTACTCTGCCCGTAACCGCTCCGCCTCCATCCGTATCCCGGTGGTACCGAACCCGAAAGGTCGTCGCATTGAGGTGCGCTTCCCGGATCCGACTGCCAACCCGTACCTGGCGTTCTCCGCCATGCTGATGGCTGGCCTGGACGGCATCATCAACAAGATCCACCCGGGCGATGCCATGGACAAGGATCTGTACGACCTGCCGGCAGAAGAAGCGGCCGAGATCCCGACCGTTGCCTCCAGCCTGGAGCAGGCTCTGGATTGTCTGGACGCCGACCGCGCCTTCCTGACCGCTGGTGGCGTGTTCTCCGACGACTTTATCGACTCCTACATCGGCCTGAAGCGTGGCGAAGTAGAGCGTCTGAACATGACCACTCACCCGGTCGAGTTCGAACTGTATTACAGCGTCTAA